A region from the Vibrio rumoiensis genome encodes:
- a CDS encoding LysE family translocator → MDLWHGLVLITSIHLLAAASPGPDFILVSQQTLSNGKKAGLLCSIGIALGLSIHILYSAFGLAALIASSASLLWMIKVLGGGYLIYLGWQGLKAKAATPQEMTLPAGKAQSAKKMIGMGFLCNALNPKAPIYFVSLFTLVLSADMPLYQIAIYGAWIMTLQFGWFALIVTLLSRPTINTKFKQCGHWIDRVLGGAMVALGIKLMMTRS, encoded by the coding sequence ATGGATTTATGGCATGGATTGGTATTGATTACCTCGATTCATCTATTAGCAGCAGCGTCACCGGGGCCGGATTTTATCTTAGTTTCTCAACAAACTTTATCTAACGGTAAGAAGGCGGGGCTGTTATGTAGTATCGGTATTGCGCTGGGCCTGTCTATCCATATTCTTTATTCTGCTTTTGGCTTAGCCGCGTTAATTGCCAGTTCAGCCAGTTTATTATGGATGATTAAGGTATTAGGGGGTGGTTACTTGATCTATTTAGGTTGGCAAGGGCTAAAAGCAAAAGCTGCCACACCACAAGAGATGACGCTTCCTGCTGGGAAAGCGCAGTCAGCGAAAAAAATGATCGGCATGGGCTTTTTGTGTAATGCATTAAATCCTAAAGCGCCGATTTATTTTGTGTCTTTATTCACTTTAGTGTTGTCGGCGGATATGCCGCTTTACCAAATCGCGATTTATGGTGCATGGATCATGACGTTACAATTTGGATGGTTTGCTTTGATTGTGACGCTTTTATCTCGACCAACGATTAACACCAAGTTTAAGCAATGCGGTCATTGGATTGATCGCGTGCTGGGTGGCGCGATGGTGGCATTAGGTATTAAGCTAATGATGACTAGAAGTTAA
- a CDS encoding AraC family transcriptional regulator: MINDRLSIRSYISQSRQHKHDYHQIVLPLQGVIEMQVGEFDGKVSVGDAIVIHAGSHHAFSAEEAARFLVVDLSQLPPNLYNAQTKKFLLAPATLAYVQFAGLQLMSQTNTDLEQAMCSMLLQLLAQQGQPLRIDPRISKVVSEIQQDISQNWSVERLAKLSFLSPTQFKSVFKSNLGQTSQQFVLQLRMEKAKALLTHTDLPIQLIGEKVGFSNPSAFTRRFTQFFGQSPKSYR, from the coding sequence ATGATTAACGATCGTTTATCTATTCGTTCTTATATTAGTCAATCACGTCAACATAAGCATGATTATCATCAAATCGTATTGCCTTTGCAGGGCGTGATTGAAATGCAAGTTGGCGAGTTTGATGGCAAAGTTAGTGTCGGTGATGCGATTGTTATTCATGCTGGTTCTCATCATGCTTTTTCTGCAGAGGAAGCCGCACGCTTTCTCGTGGTTGATTTGAGCCAGCTTCCACCTAACTTATATAACGCCCAAACAAAAAAGTTTTTATTAGCCCCTGCTACTTTAGCTTATGTGCAATTTGCTGGGTTGCAATTGATGAGTCAGACAAATACTGATTTAGAGCAGGCGATGTGCAGTATGCTGTTACAGTTACTCGCGCAACAAGGGCAGCCGCTTAGAATCGACCCTCGTATCTCGAAAGTGGTCAGTGAAATACAACAGGACATTAGCCAAAACTGGTCAGTCGAACGATTAGCTAAATTATCCTTTTTAAGTCCTACCCAATTTAAATCCGTATTTAAATCAAACTTAGGGCAAACTAGCCAACAGTTTGTTTTGCAATTGAGAATGGAAAAAGCCAAAGCGCTCTTAACCCATACGGATCTTCCTATTCAGTTGATTGGGGAGAAAGTTGGCTTTTCGAACCCTTCCGCATTTACTCGCCGTTTTACTCAGTTTTTTGGTCAGTCGCCAAAGTCATACCGCTAA
- a CDS encoding GGDEF domain-containing protein — protein MKNTNSSPFISLVSLNILIVLVLTTAASYSIWNQAKIDVESFISSVKESIFLLGSRTVENKNLLLDILENPPKNLNENQVPIHYYPQRDEYGFNNGVNNDNLLNGTLLGRGRPPQAVLDNSYIFPYLERAWSRSTPLLLSSDQFYTSYRYKFIYTMGNRNIKRKTSEYLDVIVPTRYSSMAATDKSVKRQLYSRGFYITHAYKDTIDKTNVISVISPVHFQGQHIGDMGLDISTSYLYALNNFPRLIKRYAQVSLKIHGLESPLQLTANHADNFILITKTYVFEGLGSLTLNVTLPMMLHGLHSKLQSMFVIMLMFNVIYIYLIRNKRERFQLQTKIITDDLTGIYNRRIIDEASSKSKLGTTFSLIVMDANKFKTINDTYGHQEGDLAIQHIARTLKENVRKEDICIRMGGDEFCIILPNTEITQAHLLANALKSKIESVPFSERGLFVHVSFGVSQKQNNDDFDETYKQADKQLYLNKHDA, from the coding sequence ATGAAAAATACAAATTCATCCCCCTTTATCTCTCTTGTATCTCTTAATATTTTGATTGTATTGGTATTAACGACTGCTGCTTCTTATAGCATTTGGAATCAAGCAAAAATTGACGTCGAATCTTTCATCAGTAGCGTTAAAGAATCGATTTTTTTACTGGGTTCTAGAACGGTCGAAAATAAAAACCTTTTATTAGACATCCTAGAGAATCCACCTAAGAATCTGAACGAGAACCAAGTACCGATTCATTATTATCCACAACGTGATGAATATGGGTTTAATAATGGAGTTAATAATGACAATTTATTAAATGGTACGCTATTAGGTCGTGGACGCCCCCCACAAGCAGTATTAGATAACAGTTATATCTTTCCCTACTTAGAACGCGCGTGGAGCCGCAGTACCCCCTTGTTACTTAGTTCAGACCAATTTTATACCAGCTACCGATATAAATTCATTTATACCATGGGAAATCGGAACATAAAGCGTAAAACATCGGAATACTTAGATGTGATCGTACCAACTCGTTACTCGTCGATGGCGGCAACCGATAAGTCCGTCAAACGACAACTGTATTCACGTGGCTTTTATATTACTCATGCCTATAAAGATACAATTGATAAGACGAATGTCATCTCAGTGATCTCTCCTGTGCATTTTCAAGGCCAACATATCGGTGATATGGGGTTAGACATCTCTACAAGTTATCTCTACGCCTTAAATAATTTCCCCCGTTTAATCAAAAGATATGCTCAAGTCAGTTTGAAAATTCACGGCTTAGAAAGTCCTCTACAGCTCACCGCCAATCACGCTGATAATTTTATTCTCATAACCAAAACTTATGTTTTTGAAGGGTTAGGTTCACTCACACTGAATGTCACTCTCCCAATGATGTTGCATGGTTTACACTCAAAACTGCAATCCATGTTCGTCATTATGTTGATGTTCAATGTTATTTATATCTACTTAATACGAAATAAGCGAGAGCGCTTTCAGCTACAAACGAAAATCATTACTGATGATTTAACCGGGATTTATAATCGCCGAATTATTGATGAGGCTTCATCGAAATCGAAACTAGGCACCACATTTTCACTTATTGTGATGGATGCGAATAAATTCAAAACGATCAATGATACTTACGGACATCAAGAAGGGGATTTAGCAATACAACATATAGCAAGAACACTAAAAGAAAATGTGAGAAAAGAAGATATTTGCATTCGAATGGGCGGAGATGAATTTTGTATCATCTTACCAAACACCGAAATCACACAGGCCCATCTACTCGCCAACGCATTGAAAAGCAAAATTGAGTCGGTGCCCTTTTCTGAGCGTGGGTTATTTGTTCATGTCTCATTTGGAGTCAGTCAGAAACAAAATAATGATGACTTTGATGAGACGTACAAACAAGCGGATAAGCAGTTGTACCTTAATAAACACGACGCATAA
- a CDS encoding YajD family HNH nuclease: MSSDFYGTSASYARKESGYREKALKLYPWICGNCAREFVYSNLRELTVHHKDHDHTNNPEDGSNWELLCLYCHDHEHSKYLDHDLYGSTDSTPKEDEHQAATHNPFANLKDLLKK; this comes from the coding sequence ATGTCTTCAGATTTTTATGGCACTAGTGCCAGTTATGCGCGTAAAGAAAGTGGCTACCGTGAGAAGGCCTTAAAACTTTATCCTTGGATTTGTGGCAACTGCGCACGTGAATTTGTGTATTCTAATTTACGTGAATTGACGGTGCATCATAAAGACCACGACCATACCAATAACCCAGAAGATGGCAGCAACTGGGAACTATTGTGTTTATATTGCCACGATCATGAGCATTCTAAATATTTGGATCATGATTTATATGGCTCTACGGATTCGACTCCGAAAGAAGATGAACATCAGGCGGCAACACATAACCCGTTTGCTAACCTGAAAGATCTCCTTAAAAAGTAA
- a CDS encoding DMT family transporter: MQRIDKLLSPISFETAAPFLFLIMWSSGAVMVKMGLIDASPWTFLFLRAITTFLFSTIVLLILKPNLKFELFRHDKASILAVLKVGFFLQFAYLSTYILSIDAGISPGLVTMVLGFQPLITPFLAKESMSKQGYAILALGFIGLCVAVVGAKGIDMTHAIGLFFAFLALMSLTFGTIKQKGINMNIESMVVYQNLLTVLLFSIVALCTDWQVTWTRELYLSLFWMSIVVSVGAVMLLLYMLKRGSASQVSVLFYCIPLLAILFDYLIFGEKLSEITVAGIIIVVVAVYRFQKIKPVKVAENKRINK, from the coding sequence ATGCAAAGGATAGATAAATTACTTTCACCTATAAGTTTTGAAACGGCAGCGCCCTTTTTATTTTTAATCATGTGGAGTAGTGGAGCCGTTATGGTGAAGATGGGGCTTATCGATGCCTCACCTTGGACGTTTTTATTTTTACGGGCGATCACCACATTTTTGTTTTCAACGATCGTATTGTTGATTCTTAAACCAAATCTGAAGTTTGAATTATTTCGTCATGATAAAGCGTCAATTCTCGCTGTGTTAAAGGTTGGGTTCTTCTTACAGTTTGCTTATTTAAGTACGTATATTTTATCGATTGATGCCGGAATATCCCCTGGGCTTGTGACGATGGTGCTAGGTTTTCAACCTTTAATTACGCCTTTTCTTGCCAAAGAAAGCATGTCGAAACAAGGTTACGCCATTTTAGCGCTCGGTTTTATTGGTTTATGTGTTGCCGTGGTTGGAGCTAAAGGGATCGATATGACGCATGCTATCGGGCTATTTTTTGCCTTCCTTGCTTTGATGTCTTTGACCTTTGGCACGATTAAACAAAAAGGCATCAACATGAATATTGAAAGTATGGTGGTCTACCAAAATCTATTGACTGTATTGCTATTTAGTATCGTGGCCTTATGTACGGATTGGCAAGTGACATGGACTCGCGAGCTGTATCTGTCTCTTTTTTGGATGAGTATTGTTGTGTCGGTTGGAGCCGTGATGTTGTTGCTTTATATGCTGAAACGAGGCAGCGCCAGTCAAGTAAGTGTACTTTTCTACTGCATACCGCTATTGGCCATCCTGTTTGATTACTTAATCTTTGGTGAAAAGCTAAGTGAAATAACGGTGGCTGGAATCATCATTGTGGTGGTGGCGGTCTATCGATTTCAAAAAATAAAACCGGTTAAAGTAGCGGAAAATAAAAGAATAAATAAGTGA